GACACCGGGGTCGGGTGCCGGGTCTGAGATCTGCGGGGATGCCCTTTGCAACGGTTCGGAGTCACCGACGAACTGTCCGTCGGATTGCGGGAGTGTTGCAGGAGGCGGTGGTTATTGTGGGGATGGGAGTTGTCAGGCGGCCAGGGGAGAGACCTCCACAATCTGCCCGACGGATTGCTCTTCTCAGCAGTCAAATCTTCTCCCATCGACGTTTACTTTAACCAGGGGAAATGTCACCGTAAGTTCCTGTCCTGGTATTAGTGTCGGGGCATCAGTAGGAGACTCGACGGTAACAGTCTCAAGTCAAACGGCGAGCAGTTTTTCAGCATCGCTTTCTAACTCAACTGGTGGTCCAGCTGCCGGTACAGGGACAATAGCCTCTGGGGGTTGGGGAATTGGTGCGACACGTGAAGTAACGACGGCTGGTTGTACCTTCAACTCAGTCGACTCAATGGCCGGGGGGACAATCTCCCCGTTTGGCTGTGGTGCTATTAGTCGTGCAATGACCGTTGTATCGGGGACCTGCGTTGCTATAATCGGGAGCAACTCTGTGGGTGCTAATTGTAGCTTGTCCTTTGGGAATGCTACTTGCAGTCAGTAAATAATGACCTTCCGTCTTTGAGATAGATTTTTCCTGGACCTTTTGCTAATGAGAGGAAGATGCTGAGGAAGTTCTCTCCTCTCTTTCTTTTGTTGATTCTCCCTTTTCTGGCTGAAGCACGTCCCACAAGTTTTGATACCTTGAGATTTCGCCCGGCAACCGATCAGGGGCTCTACCTCCAGATCTACGGGGCGGAGTTGCTGGAGCGACGCCAATGGTCAGCCGGATTTCATCTAGACTATGTTCGTGAACCACTGGCGGTTATTGACTTGAATGACAATCGTCAGCCCGTTGTTCGTGACCTGATCGGTGCCCACCTCAGTGCCGCTGTCGGCCTCCTGGACTGGCTGGAGGTCGGGATCAACCCGAACATTGCCCTTTATGAAAAATTTTTTGATCCTGTCACCGGGGCCCAAAGTAGTCACATCCGCCTGGGAGATACGAGGGTGGGTGCAAGGATTCGCCTCCTCTCCAAAGAGGACTATCCCATTGGTATTGCCCTGATCCCTTTTATCGATCTGCCAACGGGTTCTGGGGCAAGCTATGTTGGAAACAACAGCTTTGCGGGTGGAGGGCTCTTCGCCCTTGAGACGAGGCGTATTGAGGAACGGCTCACGTTTGCGATGAACCTTGGCTATTGGGCGCGCGATCGTGTGGTGGTTGTCGGGACCCCTTTTGATGACCTCCTGACCTTCGGTCTGGCGGGGAATTTTCTCGTCGTCCGATGGCTCGAACTGATAGCCGAGTTTCAGGGAGGGACGACCGTTTCTGGTCTTTTTGAACCGTCCGGGACACCGTTTGAAGGAGGGGGTGGTGCGCGTTACTCCATTGGTAAAGAGCGCAGGATCCAGATCACAACCGCGGTCTCGGCGGGCGTTGGCTCCGGGCTAGGCAATCCTTCTATTCGTGGGGTTGTGGGACTCTCCTACACCCCTCCGCGTCGGGTGAAGGGTGTCGAAATTCAGGAGTCGGCTACGGAGGCATTTCAGGTCTATGAACTCCAGGTGCCGGATGAGATGGAGCGATTAAGGCAGATCTGCCCCGAGCGACAGAACTTCAACAAGGATCGGGATGATCCCCGTTGCATCAAGTTGTACCTCAGTCAGTAAAGCCTCATTCGTGTGACCCGGAGGCCCCGGGAAGTCAGGCCGACATCAAAACCGATCTCGACTCCTTCCCTGAAGAGAGAGCGGTCCTTCTTCTCCCCGAGCAGCCGGATTTCATCGAGGTGGAA
This sequence is a window from Deltaproteobacteria bacterium. Protein-coding genes within it:
- a CDS encoding cold shock domain-containing protein, with translation MTYPQDNFRHGKITKYFPQGGYGFVRDEGGKEVYFHLDEIRLLGEKKDRSLFREGVEIGFDVGLTSRGLRVTRMRLY